A segment of the Solea solea chromosome 14, fSolSol10.1, whole genome shotgun sequence genome:
ttttatttttatttttattttatacagtaGCTTCTCTCCCCACAATACATGATTTGTGCATGGtcttaaaatctgttttataatgtttaatacaataataagaTATTCTGAAGAATGAACTAAGTACACCTCAAACACATGGTCAATAATCTCAACCACAGGCTACTTTAGGCCACATATAACTAATTTTTAATCTAACCTATCATCAGATTATGTGTATGAACATCAAGATTATTTTATTACCTGTGCTTGTCCTTCCAGATACGGAACCATTTGACCAGATTCTTGGTGCTCTGAAGTTTGGGATGAAGGCAATATTCCTGCCCTTTGAACCGAGACACATTCTCCATCGTCACACTGAAGAGAAGAacgaagaacaagaagaagacaatattaaaatcactggaagctgaaaatgaataaaatacgGCATACTGGAGCATAATTGAAGCAGAATTGTATTTCACAGGATAATTAAACTGAACATAGCAAGTCAATTTTTACCTCAATCTGAGTTTGATTTAAGATTATATCAGCTAACAGCCCATTTAGGATGATAACGAAACAACATATAAAGACCATGAATACACACTTGATTAGGTTAGTTATTTATCAATTTCTAAATGAATCCCAAACCATGttgataatcaaataatcaaattgagtgttttttttttttttttttttaaataaccaaaacaagtttttttcagcttcttaaatgtgaatattttctggtttccttttCTCAAGAAAATCAGCGACAGATTGATCGATCATGAGAAAAGTCATTCGTTCAAGTCGTTCATTCGGCTGCATAATATGTCTGGACAGCTGGCTTTGACTTCAGTGGTTTGAGAGATAATCAACTCCAGGAGCCATTTGTGTGAAGTGAGGGAAGTAAAAATGCAGATTAAAGGCACTGAAAACCAGTCTGACTCATCTGAATAGGAACTGGTCAGGTTGTACCCTGGTTGACACATTTCCCTCCCCTAAATTTTAGCACTTATTCTTCGCCCGTGTCACCAGCATTTCCACAGTTGCCTCCACTGGGAGGCAGTTTCTTGGCAATGAAGCAATATTTTGAAAGTGCCACTGAAAAGATGTGACATCTAAGCTCACTGAATCACTGGGGCCTGTCTGTAACCTGCTACTTAAAGGCAACGGCAGAGATAGTCTGCCTGCATGTGGCGTATTCAGGCTGAAACTCTgaaatgtgggaaaaaaacaatcaccATGCAATGGGGGGGGGCCTCTCCATCCAGTGACACACTCAAAGGctcagaggaaaacacaaacgTTCAAAGAGTTGATTGGAGGAGAAAAGGCCTGACTCTCAATAAACATGTTGCCTGCAGTTGTTATAAGAATTAGATTAAAGTGTTTTGCGTCGTCTTTTAGAGCCCATTGAGTTGTCAGTAGGTTTGGCTGTTGAGGTTTAGTTGAGCAGATGCTTTGTTGTGGGCGAATTGAGCTTTGATTGTATGCTTGACAGATGCATGCCACTGGTCTCATATCAGCaaggtttaaaggtccagtctgtgtgtgtataactgCTTTAAGATAAAGACTGTTTGGCTTTCAGCCCAAACAGATAAAAGAGCCAGAGCGGAAGCTTCCTACGCAAAGGAAAGCTAACATTCTTTTTGGTACGCAAAGGCCATTATCGATAACTTAAGTGCTTGGGCAAAATGAGGGGTGAGTGGATGAGTCAATCTGCAGTCTGCAAGCTTATGTTTCAATTGTTTCACCAGGAAATCGCTCtcagttgtgtgttttctcgTATTCTTTGAGCGTTGACGTGCACATGAGTGTGCGGAAATGATGAAATCTCTGCACACATGTGACATGAAAAGTATCACCTGGTCCATAGATGTCACTGATTtctacatactggacctttaatgtgtACACATGGTGGCTTGTTGTTATCATTTGACCGGCAGCTGAAGTGCCACTGGCTGCCATGATTTGATGAGTACATCAACAATTAAATTACTTGACAGCATTCAGCTGCAGTTTTCTTTAGTAtttgccctttttttattttatttttttttattttactactcCACTAAATGTCAAAAGAAAATACTGAAACATTGTGTAGTGGTCCGTACACTTGATTGATTGCATTTATTGCAGCTGCTAGTAGCTTTACAGGTTTAGACataaaataatgctttttttttaaaaatctgtcaATATCAACTACAATATGAAAAAGCATAGATAAAAGAAGATATCCCTCATAATCGGTGCATTTTAAGTCCACTTTTAAGATAATACTTGGGTGATACTTGGGTAACATCCGTTATTAATAAGTGTTCTTAAtggtatatttatttaaaagtaaaggGACTGAACGCAGCTTATTATAGGGTAGAAAAATGGGGATGgataagaaaagacagaaaagcaggTGAGAtagacaaacaaaagcaaaaaacatgTAACAAAATGGATGTGTTATTGAAGTATAATGGAAACAACTGTGAATTTAAAAGTGGAACTGTAGAAACACGAGAGAAATATGGAGAGAGCAGGGACATTTCGTGGCTCTcagcttgtgtgtgcgtgtttgttgtTCGGGGTGGTCGTCCAGAATGCCAAACTGAGCGCCGTAAGCCAAACGGCCACAACAAAGGCTGGAGGGGGGACTCGCTCCCTCATTTCTCTCCCGCTCACTTTCTTTCTGTTGCTTTCCGGAGCCGACTGAGGCTCGTTTTTCACCAGGCACTAACAGCTGGTGGCCCCCATCTCATGCTAATAGAGTAGCCTTAACTAATAGCTTTGTAACATACACAACAGGCCTGAGGGTCAAAAAAAGACTAAATCAAATAAACTTCTCAGactcagtcttttttttaagggcattcacacacacacacacacacacacactctccccagTTAATCAATTAACTAATGGATAAAATGCATCTTAAATATCTTTATATCCAAATATATAGCATTTGTAAAAAAGTCGaaaacatatattaatataCAGATATTTTAATGCTGGCGCTTTAAAGCATACCCCTTAATCCAAACCCTTAAATTTAATGTCTCACATATGTGGACTGTTTTGTCCCTGAGAGGGGATTGTGAAggtgtaaacagatttattcACCATGTCACATCCACACAATCTGTTTCTCTcacttggctgctgctgctgctgttgcccaggttgtcatttgtaatttgccagcaggtggcagcagagaTTACACCTCTAACACAAATCTCACTCTGGGGATGCTGCCATAACAATCCCATCTGTTTTCCCCTCGAGTGACTTTGACGTGAAACGATGTACACATTCCACACTAAGATCACGTCAGGTCTCTTCTTTCTGGCTTTTGTTGAGACTTGATCACCAAACACTTAAAATtctaatgtataaataaaaacatgcttaTTTATTAAACATTGCTGGTCATGACATTAAACATGTCATGACACTTATATGCATATATAAGTCATAAGGTTTGATATAGGGGGGGTAACAACTCTTGTATGTACGATGCTTTGTATGGAAGCTAAgattacatatatattaaaaaaaaaaagggtttaaaCTTACATTACAATGTCATGCAGCACATACTTGAAAGTTCTGGAAAGTTCTTGAGAGCTGTTTCCTTTCTAAGACACAGTTTTGCTCATAAATCGTCTCAGCCTCCCGGCTGCAGGTTGTAATTAAATCATCACACACTAAATACTCCAAAGTGTTTTCAGCACAGATGACAACAGTGTTGTGATAAAGCCCATAAAGCTGCCAGATATTTTTATGGTTTTTCTGGAGTCCAGTCACGGAACTGTATATCTGTCCAGAAGGAACAAATAGAGCTTGTCgagcgcatgcacacacacacacacacacacacattggagggaagaagaaatgaaatacAGAGTGAGAGGAGAAAGAAGTAATGTGAAAAGATCAAGAGACAGATAAGGAGGAATACAAAAGAAGAGGCAAAAAGGGAgagataatgaaaaaaaaggtctcACAGTACTCACAATATCATCTTCTCTTGGCAGTATGGGTGTTTGGGTTTGATCTCCAGCTTCTGCACATCCTTGTATCTGATCTTTGGTCCTTTCCTGGTGCACCTGCACTTGTAGGCTGTTCAAATCAAAGCAGACACATGCCAATGATCATAAAGGCTATTActcatcacagaaaaacatgaatgGGAATCCCGTCTCAGACTGCCGGAGCCTGCTGTGAGCGGTGGAGACTGGAGCAACGATGGAACGCGACCACCTGGGAAATGAATTGTTTGACAGATTATCATAGTTGGTTTCGTAATTACTTCCTGCAGACCgatggggtgggggggagttTGTTCTTTGTGATTTGACACCAAATTGGCTCTCATTCATTACTGAAATCCTGAGGTTTATCTACAATTTGCGCTGATGTGGAGGATTACCGGTGCTGGTGCTTACATTTGGTACCTCACTGCTAATGATACACAAGTTCTTCTCTGCTCTAGTGCATGCACTTTTACGTTTTTTGAAATGGAGTCAAGGGCAAATAGGCTAAATTTGAgttctgcattaaaaaaatctgGTTAATTGAAGTGGTTTTTGCTGCAGCCATGGAAAACCTACTGCACCACTGCGTTCATGTAAGACTTTGTTGTTTAGAGGATTTTTGCCattacaagcacacacacacacacacagaggcagatgTTCAACTGAAGTAACATGCAGAGTGAGGTATCTCTACATTTCCATCAAACATATTCTGGTTCAGCAGTTTTTTTAAGCTGCAGATTGAACAGGAAATTAGTTTCgctgggttgtgtgtgtgtgtgtgtgtgtgtgtgatgggaggTGATGACCTGCATGGTTCAAGGTTTTCCTTCATCCATCACCTGCTATCTGTCCTGACTGCCTATACCTCTAAATCTGTCACAAACCACGCAGTCGTGCCAGcactctgcacaaacacaccggacaacaaagaaacaataaaagccTGTGCAACTGCctaaaaaacactttatataCAGACAGAAACGGGTGTCATACTCACTGATTTCACTTGTTTAGTTTAACTCCAAACATTTGAGAAACAACATAGAAAATGAATATATGGTGATGAAGACAACTTTTTCAGCAAAAAGCTAAAAAGCTGTCCaaaaattacattacaacataTTTGATGGGTTTATTTCTCTTATAGTACTTATAACTCTTCCTGATATGAATCTTGACAGAAACAAAAGTCCTTCATTGCAATAGAAAATGCATTTGGCTCAGTCAGTTGTCACCAGTCCTtggcttttaatgatttcagcTACAGTACATAATGGCCAGCTTCATCTGTGTTGTTACCAAACTTAACAACAACACCATAGCCTCATCGTCACCATGTTGTTTTAAGGAGTTTCTGGTGTCAAAATAAGTGTTTGTCATCAGATTAAAGGTAAAGTACATGCAGCTGGGGACAAGATtataatttcaaattaaaaaaacatatattttttttatcagagaCAACATGGAAGCAAATGCATCACTGAGGGCATTTGAAGGTATCTTTACCCATGATTCCTACCTTCCACATTTTGGAAATAAACAGTGGTGTTACACATAATTTTAACATTCTCGCAAACCAAAAGTTGATCAATACAGGCTATTGACCATAACATAACATCGTCCACTTATTTCTCATACATTTTAGTGCACACAAAAAGGGTAGTTTACCTTCTGCGCTCAGGAAGTACAAGGCCACCACGAACAACAGCAGCACCGCCGTGCACCGacgcatgtcgtctaaaaaataataaaacaaaagcaaaaacaaaaagatggaATCTTTTGCTTTCCAACCAGACTCTTAAAAAAATCCGAACTCTCCAAAAACGGTTTCTCTGTGCAGTGTAAATGCACAGAAATAACGAAAAAGTCTTCTGGCAGATGCAGCAAATATTATCCACTCGCAGTCAGTGTTGGATGAGAGAAGTGAAGGAGCGCAgagagagttttctgtttttggaGCGCTGATTGTGCAACTCTGAGTCTGTGCGTCCTGCGCGCTTGGatgaatctctctctccctctctctcgctctctctcactgagGCAGCAGCTCTTTTAAAAGCAGCCCGCTGTCCCCCTCTCATTAATATGCACGGCCAGACAGCGAATCAAACACTTGTGTCCAGCGAGGGAAAAGTGGAGAACGTGGAAAGAGCGAGGGGtaagagagcgagggagggagggagggagggagcgatggaaaaacacaaagtgcaCATATTGTTCACTAAAATGAGGCTGGTATGTATGACGTCTGCTTTGTGGTTTATTTTAGGCTCCTGAGTGAGTGAATCTATAACTGACTGAGACATTTTTCCCAAAAATAAGGGGGAAATAAGACAACATTTACGCACAATATTTCAACGTAAGAACAACGTTTACGGTGTGATTTTGTAAGGTTATTTTTACATGTGCAGAGAAAAGGTTTTTAGTCCATATGGTGTTCTTTGGACTTACAGCAAATACCTTGTAACACTAGCAAAGTTAGGCTTTTCTTACATTTGAGGGCAGCAAAGAGAGCACTTCAGGTATCCACTGTAGTCTGTAAGTTTATTATATTctgaacagaaaacaaaacaacagaaaatgtgttttgtttgtcttttttttacaagtcaTTATGAGCTGATGTTATTGCAAGATGGATCAATAGTGATGTCCACATGATTTCTCTCTGATTGGCACttttcaataaaacacatatCACATGCTGTTTTTAGAACATCCTATGACTATTTAATATAGAGTTATTGTATAAAACACTTtacaaactgaagtttgttaacTGCTCACACCcttacaccaaagtccagagagaacatcttcatttttttcttttatatcacaacacacaggagttattAATCGACTGCTGTGTCCATCAGACAGTTCAAACTATACTTTtatcttgtgactttggtgtttgaaatcctttgtttgtagtgacacaaactaaccaaaCACGATCGCAGTAGACAAGcatctcctgtgtccccatgagctcaAAAAGATGAACTAAATATAATAATTCAACATTAAAGACTTGAGCAGGAACCTAATCTCTGTCGGTGGCAGTCTCagtgaagtcagtgttgatgTCAACACCTGATtaaaccacacttaaaaactgAATGATCCCTTTAAACCATAGTTATGGCTTGGAACAGTTGTtgccacatttaaaaatgattaaaattcatcatgtactgtgtgtgtacatggttTTCACACAACCACTCAGCCCTTTGTATATGAATGAATGCAGTCATTGTATCAGGGGTTGCCATCAGGCTGAACCTTTGGCCTGTAAGAGATAGTCCTGAGACGAAGGTCTGACCCCTCCCACCTGGGACGCTCTGACCACAGAATCATCACCGTCCTGCATTGTGAGGGATGGGTTTGTGTCCACTTTGCTgcctcactgtgtgtgcgtgtgtgtgtttgtgtgtgtgagttcaccTCCCTGACCCAAACACTGACGCAATCAGTTCCCGTCATCACTCAAACCAGCGGCCATGAAACGTCTTCTGCCTGCAGCCTGCACCTGAGTGAGTGCGGTGTGCACGTTCACATCCGTGAGGTTGAGCACAAGCATggacacttttaaaatgtttattatgaaGTATGTTTTACGTGTATATGTGTACACGCAGTGAGCAAATCAGATTTGGATCCATTTTTAATGCTGTTTAAGGGCAAAATGATGAAACAGGGTGTTGAATTTAGCGGCAAGAGGATTTATACCCGTATGAAGACATGAATATGCCCCCCccctaaaaaaaatctttaaatctggaaataaataaataaataactaaatgaataaagaaataaatctttGAATCTTTG
Coding sequences within it:
- the cxcl14 gene encoding C-X-C motif chemokine 14 codes for the protein MRRCTAVLLLFVVALYFLSAEAYKCRCTRKGPKIRYKDVQKLEIKPKHPYCQEKMIFVTMENVSRFKGQEYCLHPKLQSTKNLVKWFRIWKDKHRVYEA